A genomic window from Sphingomonas taxi includes:
- a CDS encoding type II toxin-antitoxin system VapB family antitoxin translates to MRTNIDIDEDLLNEAMQALGTKTKRDTVIESLRRTIRARRQLAALRGLEGLGWEGDLDDMRTSKYLPTDE, encoded by the coding sequence ATGCGGACGAATATCGACATCGATGAGGACCTGCTCAACGAGGCGATGCAGGCCCTTGGCACCAAGACCAAACGTGACACGGTCATCGAGTCGCTGCGGCGGACGATCCGTGCGCGACGCCAGCTTGCGGCGCTGCGCGGCTTGGAAGGGCTCGGCTGGGAGGGCGATCTCGACGACATGCGAACGAGCAAATATCTGCCGACCGACGAATGA
- the lepB gene encoding signal peptidase I yields MDQTPTPAPAATTATVKPPRSELNETLRFLVKLAIAVLILRSFLFAPFSIPSESMLPRLLIGDYLFVTKWNYGYSRWSLPGGVPLIPGRILGRDPTRGDVVVFRSPEPDDHDVIKRVIGLPGDTIQVRRGQVILNGKPIPKQRVADFVLPLTPNFDAQKCGSQFQDVDAAGVPICRYPRFRETLPNGKSYMVLDQADIPQADDTGLYTVPAGDVFLMGDNRDDSADSRFPAPIGMGYIPMERIEGKAVVTFFSTDGNASWINPVSWFTAARWQRIGEGF; encoded by the coding sequence ATGGATCAGACACCGACGCCGGCCCCCGCGGCCACCACCGCCACCGTCAAGCCGCCGCGCTCGGAGCTGAACGAGACGCTGCGCTTCCTCGTCAAGCTGGCGATCGCGGTTCTGATCCTCAGGAGCTTCCTGTTCGCGCCCTTCTCGATTCCCTCGGAATCGATGCTGCCGCGGCTGCTGATCGGCGACTATCTGTTCGTCACCAAATGGAATTACGGCTATTCGCGCTGGTCGCTGCCGGGCGGCGTGCCGTTGATCCCGGGGCGGATCCTCGGCCGCGATCCAACGCGCGGCGACGTCGTCGTCTTCCGCTCGCCCGAGCCCGACGATCATGACGTCATCAAGCGCGTCATCGGCCTGCCGGGCGACACGATCCAGGTCCGGCGCGGTCAGGTGATCCTCAACGGCAAGCCGATCCCCAAGCAGCGCGTCGCCGACTTCGTGCTCCCGCTCACGCCGAACTTCGACGCGCAGAAATGCGGTTCGCAGTTTCAGGACGTCGATGCCGCCGGCGTGCCGATCTGCCGCTACCCGCGCTTCCGCGAGACGCTGCCCAACGGCAAGAGCTACATGGTGCTCGATCAGGCCGACATTCCGCAGGCAGACGATACCGGCCTCTACACCGTGCCCGCCGGCGACGTTTTCCTGATGGGCGACAATCGCGACGACAGCGCCGACAGCCGTTTCCCGGCGCCGATCGGCATGGGCTACATCCCGATGGAGCGGATCGAGGGCAAGGCGGTGGTCACCTTCTTCTCGACCGACGGCAATGCCTCGTGGATCAACCCGGTCAGCTGGTTCACCGCGGCACGCTGGCAGCGGATCGGAGAGGGCTTCTGA
- a CDS encoding GIY-YIG nuclease family protein encodes MAFWPYILLCNDGSYYTGHTDNLDLRIGQHQTGAYEGYTSERRPVTLVWSQDFPSRLEALEAERRIKGWSRAKKEALIRADWETLSQLARNRQAEPSPSTGSGQTGEGDGPAMNSVRAEPVEAHPSPNASLANPSPITPQPVEARPSTTAKSAAQPPAPQTPVPDQNP; translated from the coding sequence ATGGCGTTCTGGCCCTATATCCTCCTCTGCAACGACGGCAGCTATTACACCGGCCACACCGACAACCTCGACCTGCGCATCGGCCAGCACCAGACCGGTGCGTACGAGGGCTATACGTCGGAACGCCGCCCGGTGACCCTCGTCTGGTCGCAGGATTTCCCCTCGCGTCTCGAAGCACTCGAAGCCGAACGCCGGATCAAGGGCTGGAGCCGCGCCAAGAAGGAAGCACTGATCCGCGCCGATTGGGAGACGCTCAGCCAACTCGCGCGCAACCGCCAGGCGGAACCCAGCCCTTCGACAGGCTCAGGGCAAACGGGCGAGGGGGATGGCCCAGCCATGAATTCCGTTCGCGCTGAGCCTGTCGAAGCGCACCCATCCCCAAACGCATCGCTTGCGAATCCATCCCCCATTACGCCCCAGCCCGTCGAAGCCCGCCCCTCCACCACCGCAAAATCAGCGGCGCAACCGCCCGCTCCCCAAACCCCCGTACCGGACCAGAACCCATGA
- a CDS encoding NAD-dependent deacylase translates to MTDIRNIVVLTGAGVSAESGIATFRGPGGLWEGHRVEDVCTPEALAADPVLVHRFYDLRRAALAGVGPNAAHRALAELDAAWPGDLLIVTQNVDDLHERAGARRLLHMHGELTSALCARCGVRRGWHDALPPGTRCDACGAAALRPDIVFFGEMPYQMERIEAALARADLFVSIGTSGAVYPAAGFVQLADAYGAETLELNLERSAGSGFFAETRLGPAGVLVPDWVREVLGQ, encoded by the coding sequence ATGACCGACATCCGCAACATCGTCGTGCTGACCGGGGCGGGCGTCTCCGCCGAATCGGGGATCGCCACCTTCCGCGGGCCGGGCGGGCTGTGGGAGGGGCATCGCGTCGAGGATGTGTGCACGCCCGAAGCGCTCGCCGCCGATCCGGTGCTGGTGCATCGCTTCTACGATCTGCGGCGGGCGGCGCTCGCCGGGGTCGGGCCCAATGCCGCGCATCGTGCGCTGGCCGAGCTGGATGCGGCATGGCCGGGCGATCTGCTGATCGTGACGCAGAATGTCGACGACCTGCACGAGCGCGCCGGGGCGCGGCGGTTGCTGCACATGCATGGCGAGCTGACCTCGGCCTTGTGCGCGCGTTGCGGCGTACGGCGGGGGTGGCATGATGCGCTGCCGCCGGGAACACGGTGCGATGCGTGCGGGGCGGCGGCGCTGCGCCCCGACATCGTCTTCTTCGGCGAGATGCCCTATCAGATGGAGCGGATCGAGGCGGCGCTGGCGCGGGCCGATCTGTTCGTGTCGATCGGCACGTCGGGCGCGGTGTATCCGGCGGCGGGGTTCGTGCAGCTCGCCGACGCTTATGGTGCGGAGACGCTGGAGCTCAATCTGGAGCGGTCGGCGGGGAGCGGGTTCTTCGCCGAGACGCGGCTGGGGCCGGCGGGGGTGCTGGTGCCGGACTGGGTGCGGGAGGTTCTGGGGCAGTAG
- the era gene encoding GTPase Era has product MTQTQHCGLVAVVGAPNAGKSTLVNALVGQKVAIVSPKAQTTRTKLLGVAIQDEAQILLVDTPGIFEPQRRLDRAMVAAAWTGTEGADLIALVVDGKGGIGGKVERIAEALKDRPEPKILILNKVDIADKPRLLLHAEKLNALMPFADTWFVSAQTGDGLPELKSALAKAMPEGPWHYPEDQVSDATERALASEVTREQLYLQLHAELPYASTVETEKYSEREDGSVEVHQQILVERPTQRAIILGKGGSRIKEIGARARTELASILGSPVHLYLHVKVKPGWDEDRDVYRDIGLDWVE; this is encoded by the coding sequence ATGACCCAGACCCAACATTGCGGCCTCGTCGCCGTGGTCGGCGCGCCCAATGCGGGCAAGTCGACGCTCGTCAATGCGCTCGTCGGCCAGAAGGTGGCGATCGTCAGCCCCAAGGCGCAGACGACGCGCACCAAGCTGCTCGGCGTCGCGATCCAGGACGAGGCGCAGATCCTGCTCGTCGATACCCCCGGCATCTTCGAACCGCAGCGCCGGCTCGACCGCGCGATGGTCGCCGCCGCCTGGACCGGCACCGAGGGCGCCGACCTGATCGCACTCGTCGTCGACGGCAAGGGCGGCATCGGCGGCAAGGTCGAACGGATCGCCGAGGCGCTGAAAGACCGGCCCGAGCCCAAGATCCTGATCCTCAACAAGGTCGACATCGCCGACAAGCCCCGGCTGCTGCTCCACGCGGAAAAGCTCAACGCGCTGATGCCCTTCGCCGATACGTGGTTCGTCTCGGCGCAGACCGGCGACGGCCTGCCCGAGCTGAAGTCGGCGCTCGCCAAGGCGATGCCGGAAGGTCCGTGGCATTATCCCGAGGATCAGGTCTCCGACGCCACCGAACGCGCGCTCGCCAGCGAAGTGACGCGCGAACAGCTCTACCTCCAGCTCCACGCCGAACTGCCTTATGCCAGCACGGTCGAGACGGAGAAATACAGCGAGCGCGAGGACGGCTCGGTCGAGGTCCACCAGCAGATCCTCGTCGAGCGCCCGACCCAGCGCGCGATCATCCTCGGCAAGGGCGGCAGCCGCATCAAGGAAATCGGCGCCCGCGCCCGCACCGAACTGGCGAGCATCCTCGGATCGCCGGTCCACCTCTACCTCCACGTCAAGGTCAAGCCCGGCTGGGACGAGGACCGCGACGTCTACCGCGACATCGGCCTCGACTGGGTCGAGTAA
- the rnc gene encoding ribonuclease III: MSIALPEWLTETFGRRPADIAPYQRALTHGSQAAENYERLEFLGDRVLGLVMAEWLWELFPKEPEGQLSKRLNALVTGTVCADVARELGVRAHLRLGKQARDDGAYESDNILGDVMEALIGAWYREAGLDAARAFVRKAWGHRVQHGDKAPQHPKSALQEWAAAAGRRTPEYVVVDRSGPHHAPRFTVQVKIGSFADATATGANKQIAETAAAKALLEKLQG; this comes from the coding sequence CTGAGCATCGCGCTGCCCGAATGGCTGACCGAGACCTTCGGCCGCCGCCCCGCCGACATCGCGCCCTATCAACGCGCGCTGACCCACGGCAGCCAGGCGGCGGAGAATTACGAGCGGCTCGAATTCCTCGGCGACCGCGTCCTCGGCCTCGTCATGGCGGAATGGCTGTGGGAGCTCTTCCCCAAGGAGCCCGAGGGACAATTGTCGAAGCGGCTCAACGCGCTGGTCACCGGCACGGTGTGCGCCGACGTCGCGCGCGAGCTGGGCGTGCGCGCGCATCTGCGCCTCGGCAAACAGGCGCGCGACGACGGTGCCTATGAGAGCGACAATATCCTCGGCGACGTGATGGAGGCGCTGATCGGCGCCTGGTATCGCGAGGCCGGGCTCGACGCCGCACGCGCCTTCGTCCGCAAGGCCTGGGGCCATCGTGTCCAGCACGGCGACAAGGCGCCGCAGCATCCCAAATCGGCATTGCAGGAATGGGCGGCGGCGGCCGGCCGGCGCACCCCGGAATATGTCGTTGTCGACCGCTCCGGCCCGCACCATGCGCCGCGCTTCACCGTACAGGTGAAGATCGGCAGCTTCGCGGACGCGACCGCGACCGGCGCGAACAAGCAGATCGCGGAGACGGCCGCGGCAAAAGCGCTGCTGGAGAAGCTCCAGGGGTGA
- the vapC gene encoding type II toxin-antitoxin system VapC family toxin, producing the protein MILVDSSVWIDKLAHRRTVQTEVLEALILAEQDIGVGDLMLVEVLQGTRDVRAYRHAEALLAEFDMVQISDHHVAVAAARHYRHLRGLGITIRKTIDTLIATRCILDRLPLLYSDRDFDPFVQHLGLRSALDAPGVN; encoded by the coding sequence ATGATCCTCGTCGACAGCAGCGTCTGGATCGACAAACTGGCGCACCGCCGAACGGTACAGACCGAGGTGCTGGAAGCGCTGATCCTGGCGGAACAGGATATCGGCGTCGGCGATCTGATGCTGGTCGAGGTCCTGCAAGGGACGCGCGACGTGCGCGCCTATCGTCATGCAGAAGCGCTGCTCGCCGAGTTCGACATGGTGCAGATCAGCGACCATCATGTCGCCGTTGCAGCCGCCCGCCACTATCGCCATCTTCGCGGTCTCGGCATCACGATCCGCAAGACGATCGACACGCTGATCGCCACCCGCTGCATCCTTGACCGCCTTCCGCTGTTGTACAGCGATCGCGATTTCGACCCTTTCGTCCAGCATCTCGGCCTTCGGTCGGCGCTCGACGCTCCCGGAGTGAATTGA
- the nth gene encoding endonuclease III has protein sequence MKKADVFEFYRRLAEANPHPKTELESGNAYQLLVAVVLSAQATDAGVNKATRALFAEVKTPEQMVALGLDALKQHIRTIGLFNTKAKNVIALSEALVADHDSAVPNDRDALERLPGVGRKTANVVMNVAFGAETFAVDTHIFRVGNRTGLARGKTPLAVELKLDKATPQPFRLHAHHWLILHGRYVCKARRPECWRCIVADLCAFKPKTPPPKALAA, from the coding sequence GTGAAGAAGGCGGACGTCTTCGAATTCTACCGCCGGCTGGCGGAGGCGAACCCGCATCCCAAGACCGAGCTCGAATCGGGCAATGCTTATCAATTGCTCGTCGCGGTGGTGCTGTCGGCGCAGGCGACCGATGCCGGCGTCAACAAGGCGACGCGCGCATTGTTCGCCGAGGTGAAGACCCCCGAACAGATGGTCGCGCTCGGCCTCGACGCGCTGAAACAACATATCCGCACGATCGGCCTGTTCAACACCAAGGCGAAGAACGTCATCGCGCTGTCCGAGGCGCTGGTTGCCGACCATGACAGCGCGGTGCCGAACGATCGCGACGCGCTCGAACGCCTGCCCGGCGTCGGCCGCAAGACCGCCAATGTGGTGATGAACGTCGCCTTCGGTGCCGAGACCTTCGCGGTCGACACGCATATCTTCCGCGTCGGCAACCGCACCGGCCTCGCCCGCGGCAAGACGCCGCTCGCGGTCGAGCTGAAGCTGGACAAGGCGACGCCGCAGCCATTCCGGTTGCACGCGCATCACTGGCTGATCCTGCACGGCCGCTACGTCTGCAAGGCGCGGCGGCCCGAATGCTGGCGCTGCATCGTCGCCGACCTGTGCGCGTTCAAGCCGAAGACGCCGCCGCCCAAGGCGCTCGCCGCATAA
- a CDS encoding DUF4174 domain-containing protein, giving the protein MIPLLLAAALAPVPATVAKMRWERRVLLLSAPRADDAGLAGQRRALAGWDAAARERDLAVVTIVGDRVSGADDGAAGLRKRYRLPAGRFVAILIGKDGGEKLRSAKPIAAEVLAETIDAMPMRRAGER; this is encoded by the coding sequence ATGATCCCGCTCCTGCTCGCCGCGGCGCTCGCGCCCGTTCCCGCCACCGTCGCCAAGATGCGCTGGGAGCGACGGGTGTTGCTGCTGTCGGCGCCGCGCGCGGATGACGCGGGACTGGCGGGACAGCGGCGGGCGCTCGCCGGCTGGGATGCTGCGGCACGCGAGCGCGATCTGGCGGTGGTGACGATCGTCGGCGATCGGGTGAGCGGCGCGGACGACGGCGCGGCGGGGTTGCGCAAACGCTATCGGCTGCCGGCGGGCCGGTTCGTGGCGATCCTGATCGGCAAGGACGGCGGCGAGAAACTGCGCTCGGCCAAGCCGATCGCGGCCGAGGTGCTGGCGGAGACGATCGACGCGATGCCGATGCGGCGTGCCGGGGAGCGGTAG
- a CDS encoding SWIM zinc finger family protein: MIDLRTVEQLAADQASLKAAAGLAKPARWSGIGTSHDAALIWGECAGSGANPYRVMADLRDLASKCTCPSRKFPCKHALALFWLYAEALLAFPAAETPAWVTEWLGRRRSTAAPKPLMPVADKNLHAARIAEPEAVPDARTAARRAAAGARRAEETGRAIRDALDALEQWVGDQLRLGLAGFVDDVTVRCRRIGARLVDGKAAALAGHVDDLPARLLALPAGDRVRGAVVELARLVLLARAFRADPRDPELRRAVASAESRETLLADPAVLRVTAAWDVLAERVRTRRDGLISQATWLLNLTEGPRFAMLLDFFPASAGRRATVFTPGEQFVGELLFFPARVPLRAMLIQREAALVDGPPLDWPPADMPLQAALAAPLLAEPWAAERPILLPPGRIGYDRAGTSWWLPREGTARLPLAGGAEGLIAGTELTRSAALWSGSRLEMLAARTPWGRIGHG, from the coding sequence GTGATCGACTTGAGGACGGTGGAACAGCTTGCCGCCGACCAGGCCTCGCTCAAGGCTGCGGCGGGTCTCGCGAAGCCCGCACGATGGTCCGGCATCGGCACGAGTCACGACGCGGCGCTGATCTGGGGCGAATGTGCCGGGTCCGGCGCCAATCCCTATCGGGTGATGGCCGACCTGCGCGACCTGGCGAGCAAATGCACCTGCCCCTCGCGCAAATTCCCGTGCAAACACGCTCTTGCATTGTTCTGGCTGTATGCAGAAGCGCTTCTTGCCTTTCCCGCTGCGGAGACGCCCGCGTGGGTGACCGAATGGCTGGGGCGTCGACGCTCGACCGCAGCGCCCAAGCCCCTGATGCCGGTGGCGGACAAGAACCTGCACGCTGCCCGGATCGCCGAGCCTGAAGCGGTTCCCGACGCCAGGACCGCGGCGCGACGCGCGGCGGCCGGGGCCAGGCGTGCGGAAGAGACCGGGCGGGCGATCCGCGACGCGTTGGACGCGCTCGAGCAATGGGTAGGCGACCAGCTTCGCCTCGGCCTTGCCGGTTTCGTCGACGACGTGACGGTGCGCTGTCGCCGCATCGGCGCGCGACTGGTCGACGGCAAGGCAGCCGCATTGGCAGGCCATGTGGACGATTTGCCCGCTCGATTGCTCGCGCTGCCGGCCGGCGACCGGGTGCGCGGCGCGGTGGTGGAACTGGCGCGGCTGGTGCTGCTCGCACGGGCCTTCCGCGCCGATCCCCGCGACCCGGAGCTGCGGCGCGCCGTCGCATCGGCCGAGAGCCGCGAGACCCTGCTCGCCGATCCGGCCGTGCTGCGGGTCACCGCCGCCTGGGACGTGCTTGCGGAGCGGGTCCGTACCCGCCGCGACGGGCTGATCTCGCAGGCGACGTGGCTGCTCAACCTGACCGAAGGTCCCCGTTTTGCGATGCTGCTCGATTTCTTTCCGGCCAGCGCCGGACGGCGCGCGACGGTGTTCACCCCGGGCGAACAGTTCGTCGGCGAACTGCTGTTCTTTCCCGCGCGCGTCCCGCTGCGCGCCATGCTGATCCAGCGCGAGGCGGCGCTGGTCGATGGTCCGCCGCTCGACTGGCCGCCGGCGGATATGCCGCTGCAGGCAGCATTGGCCGCGCCGCTGCTCGCCGAGCCATGGGCCGCGGAGCGACCGATCCTGCTTCCGCCGGGACGGATCGGCTACGATCGTGCCGGCACGTCATGGTGGCTACCGCGCGAAGGCACCGCGCGGCTGCCGCTGGCGGGCGGTGCGGAAGGGTTGATCGCCGGCACCGAGCTGACGCGCAGCGCGGCCCTCTGGTCGGGCAGCCGGCTGGAGATGCTCGCGGCGCGGACGCCCTGGGGGCGTATCGGCCATGGCTGA
- the pgi gene encoding glucose-6-phosphate isomerase, giving the protein MSDWSAIEALPSPKLVELFDQDGERLSKFSLDVAGIHFDWSKTHLTTQAVEAFAALAQAQDLAGKRDAMFGGEHVNVTEDRPVLHAAERGEGDAESVALARKLHERMRSLIDAIEGGALGDIRHVLHIGIGGSALGPHLLVDALGREDARYDVAIVSNVDGVALEDAIKDFDPAATLLVVASKTFTTKETMLNAESALQWMTEHGVEDPYGKVIALTAAPDKAMEWGVDETRILPFGEGVGGRYSLWSSIGFPAAIALGWGAFEELLEGAAEMDRHFRLTALHENAPVLAAFADLYYTQVRHAETRAPFAYDERLRLLPSYLQQLEMESNGKGVKTDGTPVGRPTAAITWGGVGTDAQHAVFQLLHQGTHLVPVEFIAVIEPGDTLAEDHHRQLLVNAFAQGAALMKGKQVEDPARSYSGDRPSSTLLLDVLDPRTLGALIAFYEHRVFVNGVLLGINSFDQFGVELGKEMAKAADQGGQSFDPSTEDLIRRAGLE; this is encoded by the coding sequence ATGAGCGACTGGTCTGCGATCGAAGCCCTCCCCTCCCCCAAGCTGGTCGAGCTGTTCGATCAGGACGGCGAGCGGCTGTCCAAATTCAGCCTCGACGTGGCCGGAATCCATTTCGACTGGTCGAAGACGCATCTGACGACGCAGGCGGTCGAGGCGTTCGCCGCGCTCGCGCAGGCGCAGGACCTCGCCGGCAAGCGCGACGCGATGTTCGGCGGCGAGCACGTCAACGTCACCGAGGACCGGCCGGTGCTCCATGCCGCCGAGCGCGGCGAGGGCGATGCGGAGAGCGTCGCGCTGGCGCGCAAGCTGCACGAGCGGATGCGCTCGCTGATCGACGCGATCGAGGGCGGCGCGCTCGGCGACATCCGCCACGTGCTGCATATCGGCATCGGCGGGTCGGCGCTCGGGCCGCATCTGCTGGTCGATGCGCTGGGACGCGAGGATGCGCGCTACGATGTCGCGATCGTCTCCAACGTCGACGGCGTCGCGCTGGAGGATGCGATCAAGGATTTCGATCCGGCGGCGACCCTGCTGGTCGTGGCATCGAAGACCTTCACCACCAAGGAGACGATGCTCAACGCCGAATCGGCGCTGCAATGGATGACCGAACATGGCGTCGAGGACCCCTATGGCAAGGTGATCGCGCTGACCGCGGCGCCCGACAAGGCGATGGAATGGGGCGTCGACGAGACGCGCATCCTGCCGTTCGGCGAAGGCGTCGGCGGGCGCTATTCGCTCTGGTCGTCGATCGGCTTTCCGGCGGCGATCGCGCTTGGCTGGGGCGCGTTCGAGGAACTGCTCGAAGGCGCCGCCGAAATGGATCGCCACTTCAGGCTGACCGCGCTGCACGAGAATGCGCCGGTGCTCGCCGCCTTCGCCGACCTCTATTACACGCAGGTGCGCCACGCCGAGACGCGCGCGCCCTTCGCCTATGACGAGCGGCTGCGGTTGCTGCCGAGCTATCTCCAGCAGCTCGAGATGGAATCGAACGGCAAGGGCGTGAAGACCGACGGGACGCCGGTCGGTCGGCCGACCGCGGCGATCACCTGGGGCGGGGTCGGCACCGATGCGCAGCATGCGGTGTTCCAGTTGTTGCACCAGGGCACGCATCTGGTGCCGGTCGAGTTCATCGCGGTGATCGAGCCGGGCGACACGCTCGCCGAGGACCATCATCGCCAGTTGCTGGTCAACGCCTTCGCGCAAGGGGCGGCGCTGATGAAGGGCAAGCAGGTCGAGGATCCGGCGCGCTCGTACAGCGGCGACCGGCCGTCGTCGACCTTGCTGCTCGACGTGCTCGATCCGCGCACGCTGGGGGCGCTGATCGCCTTCTACGAGCATCGCGTGTTCGTGAACGGGGTGCTGCTCGGCATCAATTCGTTCGACCAGTTCGGCGTCGAGCTGGGCAAGGAGATGGCGAAGGCCGCCGACCAAGGCGGCCAGTCGTTCGATCCCTCGACCGAGGATCTGATCCGGCGCGCCGGGCTGGAGTGA
- the gorA gene encoding glutathione-disulfide reductase, with protein MSDYDYDLFVIGAGSGGTRASRVAAAHGAKVAVAEEYRVGGTCVIRGCVPKKLLIYGAHFAEDLKDAKRFGWQVPDQCAFDWQTLRDNVLEEVDRINGAYTQTLETHGVEIIHQRAVVTGPHSVRLADGTEKTAGRILVAVGAHPAVPDCPGAEHGITSNEAFHLDAIPKRILIAGAGYIANEFAGIFHQLGAHVTIMNRTQDILRGYDLSIRDRLLQISMMKGLEFKFDANFEGIEKGEDGCLTVRMSNHDPVTVDMVMFATGRVPNTEGLGLEEIGVKLEKGAIVVDEQNRSSIESIFAVGDVTNRVQLTPVAIREGQAFADTFYGDKPTTVDYSNIPAAVFSHPPMAGVGMTESEAKQKLGSIRVYSSDFRPMKNVLAGRNERALYKMVCDGETGRIVGLHMIGPDVPEILQAAAIAVKAGLTKAQFDETVALHPTMAEELVLMK; from the coding sequence ATGTCCGACTATGATTATGACCTGTTCGTCATCGGCGCGGGGTCCGGCGGCACGCGCGCGAGCCGCGTCGCCGCGGCGCATGGCGCGAAAGTGGCGGTCGCCGAGGAATATCGCGTCGGCGGCACCTGCGTCATCCGCGGCTGCGTGCCCAAGAAGCTGCTGATCTACGGCGCGCATTTCGCCGAGGATCTGAAGGACGCCAAGCGCTTCGGCTGGCAGGTGCCGGACCAGTGCGCGTTCGACTGGCAGACGCTGCGCGACAACGTGCTCGAAGAGGTCGACCGGATCAACGGCGCCTATACGCAGACGCTGGAGACGCACGGCGTCGAGATCATCCACCAGCGCGCGGTCGTCACCGGGCCGCATAGCGTCCGCCTCGCCGACGGGACCGAGAAGACCGCCGGGCGCATCCTCGTCGCGGTCGGCGCGCATCCGGCGGTGCCCGACTGCCCCGGTGCAGAACACGGCATCACCAGCAACGAGGCGTTCCATCTCGATGCGATCCCCAAGCGCATCCTGATCGCCGGCGCGGGCTATATCGCCAACGAATTTGCCGGCATCTTCCACCAGCTCGGCGCGCACGTCACGATCATGAACCGGACGCAGGACATCCTGCGCGGCTACGACCTGTCGATCCGCGACCGGCTGCTCCAGATCAGCATGATGAAGGGGCTGGAGTTCAAGTTCGACGCCAATTTCGAAGGCATCGAGAAGGGCGAGGACGGGTGCCTGACCGTCCGTATGTCGAACCATGACCCGGTGACGGTCGACATGGTGATGTTCGCCACCGGCCGCGTGCCCAACACCGAGGGGCTCGGCCTCGAAGAGATCGGGGTGAAGCTCGAAAAAGGCGCGATCGTCGTCGACGAGCAGAACCGGTCGAGCATCGAGAGCATCTTCGCGGTGGGTGACGTCACCAACCGCGTCCAGCTGACCCCGGTGGCGATCCGCGAGGGACAGGCGTTCGCTGACACCTTCTACGGCGACAAGCCGACCACGGTCGATTATTCCAACATCCCCGCGGCGGTGTTCAGCCACCCGCCGATGGCCGGCGTCGGCATGACCGAGAGCGAGGCGAAGCAGAAGCTCGGCTCGATCCGCGTCTATTCGTCGGACTTCCGGCCGATGAAGAACGTGCTCGCCGGCCGCAACGAGCGCGCCTTGTACAAGATGGTATGCGACGGTGAGACCGGGCGGATCGTCGGACTGCATATGATCGGGCCCGACGTGCCGGAAATCCTGCAGGCGGCGGCGATCGCCGTGAAGGCGGGGCTGACCAAGGCGCAGTTCGACGAGACGGTCGCGCTCCATCCGACGATGGCCGAAGAGCTGGTGCTGATGAAGTGA
- the dapB gene encoding 4-hydroxy-tetrahydrodipicolinate reductase, with protein MTAIGIYGSSGRMGRAITEQIDAAGATLAGGVDAGGDPAVLARMSDVLVDFSTASAIEAHLAAARAARTPLVIGTTGLSQAQHAAIDAAATEIAVLQTGNTSLGVTLLAQMVREAAARLGTDWDIEIVESHHRHKVDAPSGTAILLGEAAAAGRGTTLSELRVDGRAGLTGARTEGTIGLSSLRGGSIIGDHTVLFASEGERIELSHLAQDRSIFAKGAVRAALWLAGRPAGRYRMGDVLGL; from the coding sequence ATGACCGCGATCGGCATCTATGGCAGCAGCGGCCGCATGGGCCGCGCGATCACCGAGCAGATCGATGCGGCGGGCGCGACGCTTGCCGGCGGCGTCGATGCCGGCGGCGATCCGGCGGTGCTCGCGCGCATGTCGGACGTGCTGGTCGACTTCTCGACCGCCTCGGCGATCGAAGCGCATCTCGCCGCGGCGCGCGCGGCACGCACGCCGCTGGTCATCGGCACCACCGGGCTCAGCCAGGCGCAGCATGCCGCGATCGACGCCGCCGCGACCGAGATCGCGGTGCTCCAGACCGGCAACACCTCGCTCGGCGTCACCCTGCTCGCACAAATGGTCCGCGAGGCGGCGGCACGGCTCGGCACCGACTGGGATATCGAGATCGTCGAGAGCCACCACCGTCACAAGGTCGACGCCCCCTCGGGCACGGCGATCCTGCTCGGCGAGGCGGCGGCGGCGGGGCGGGGGACGACGCTGTCCGAATTGCGCGTCGATGGCCGCGCCGGCCTCACCGGCGCGCGCACCGAGGGGACGATCGGCCTGTCGAGCCTGCGGGGCGGCTCGATCATCGGCGATCATACCGTGTTGTTCGCCAGCGAGGGCGAGCGGATCGAGCTGTCGCACCTCGCGCAGGACCGTTCGATCTTCGCCAAGGGTGCGGTGCGCGCGGCGCTGTGGCTCGCCGGCCGGCCCGCCGGCCGCTACCGTATGGGCGACGTGCTCGGCCTGTGA